A genomic window from Pseudomonas argentinensis includes:
- the motB gene encoding flagellar motor protein MotB — protein sequence MENNQPIIVKRVKKVAGGHHGGAWKIAFADFATAMMAFFMVMWLMSSATPEQKKLISGYFKDPIGFSESASPYVIDLGGSPTPSPDRTLNEQPQESPGDQADTEPKDPAELDAEQAEAKAEEVERERLELLLQELQNKVELDPQLQRFKDQILFEITQDGLRIQIVDAENRPMFALGSAQLQPYFEDILFALTDTIKAVPNKISISGHTDAKPFAGAGGFGNWELSANRANAARRVLVAAGYEDAQVARVVGYASSALFDRDDPFNPVNRRIDIVVLNKKAQRDIEGEQSGGALAPDPAPAAGAAPAGEPLSNDQLRERLNIFEDGALKVDQPVE from the coding sequence ATGGAAAACAACCAGCCGATTATCGTCAAACGGGTCAAGAAGGTTGCCGGCGGCCATCACGGTGGCGCCTGGAAGATCGCCTTTGCCGACTTCGCCACGGCGATGATGGCCTTCTTCATGGTGATGTGGCTGATGTCCTCGGCCACCCCCGAGCAGAAAAAGCTGATTTCCGGTTACTTCAAGGATCCCATCGGCTTTTCCGAGAGTGCCAGCCCCTACGTGATCGATCTGGGTGGCTCGCCGACGCCGTCGCCGGATCGCACCCTCAACGAGCAGCCCCAGGAATCACCGGGCGACCAGGCGGATACCGAACCCAAGGACCCCGCCGAGCTGGATGCCGAGCAGGCCGAGGCCAAGGCCGAGGAAGTCGAGCGCGAGCGCCTGGAGTTGCTGTTGCAGGAGTTGCAGAACAAGGTCGAACTGGACCCGCAGTTGCAGCGCTTCAAGGATCAGATTCTCTTCGAGATCACCCAGGACGGCCTGCGCATCCAGATCGTCGATGCCGAGAACCGGCCCATGTTCGCCCTCGGCAGCGCGCAGTTGCAGCCGTATTTCGAGGACATCCTGTTTGCCCTGACCGACACCATCAAGGCGGTACCCAACAAGATCAGCATCAGTGGGCATACCGACGCCAAGCCTTTTGCCGGTGCTGGTGGCTTCGGCAACTGGGAGTTGTCGGCCAACCGCGCCAACGCGGCGCGGCGCGTGCTGGTCGCGGCGGGCTACGAAGACGCGCAGGTGGCGAGGGTGGTCGGCTATGCCTCATCGGCACTGTTCGACCGTGACGATCCGTTCAACCCGGTCAACCGGCGTATCGATATCGTGGTGCTGAACAAGAAGGCGCAGCGCGACATCGAGGGCGAGCAGAGCGGTGGCGCGCTGGCGCCCGATCCCGCGCCGGCGGCCGGCGCCGCACCAGCCGGCGAGCCGCTGTCCAATGACCAGCTGCGAGAACGGCTGAATATCTTCGAGGATGGCGCGCTGAAGGTCGATCAGCCGGTCGAGTGA
- a CDS encoding EAL domain-containing protein → MAIEKKTIRLLILEDSQNEAERLVSLFRNAGNATRVHRLISSEDLLDALKHNWDLLICSPASDCLDPHEALACIRHQGKDIPVILLLADNEPDSVTEALMLGAQDALPHGEDERLVLVARRELVNLEERRARRAAEVALREAEKRCQLLLDSSVDAIAYVHDGMHIYANRAYLELFGFDDAEELEGLPMIDLIGASDQAAFKDFLKNHQQMDKHELGCAGVRTDDSSFPARISLSPAAYDGEPCIQVVIRAETANVELEEKLREISSLDLVTGLYNRTHFLELMDNAAHHAVHDEQPASLAYIRVDRYAALLADMGLGAIDLLLTDLAALLRAHFPKDAQLARFGDDVFAVLQTGLSPQQQRPLLEALLKKAEAHLFDINGRTAQTTLSVGVAGLNDTTPKAGEVIDRAQRCADQLDEPGTLKLFDPSEELAAAANRGSVVAMVQQALEQNSFRLLFQPVISLRGDEHEHYEVLLRLLSPSGQEVPPDEFLAVARESGMGEKIDRWVILSSIKLLADHRAKGHATRLFVHLSSASLQDPTLLPWLSVALKAARLPSDALVFQFSEPDAVTYLKQAKALAQGLKDLHCHLALSQFGCALNPFNTLRHLPVDFVKVDGSFTKELADPANQETLKTMLASLHSQAKLTIVPFVESASVLATLWQAGTNYIQGYYLQGPSQSMDYNFSSDD, encoded by the coding sequence ATGGCCATCGAAAAGAAAACCATCCGCCTGCTGATTCTCGAAGACTCGCAGAACGAGGCCGAGCGTCTCGTCAGCCTGTTCCGCAATGCCGGTAATGCCACCCGCGTACACCGCCTGATCTCCAGCGAAGACCTGCTCGACGCCCTCAAGCACAACTGGGACCTGCTGATCTGCTCGCCGGCCAGCGACTGCCTGGATCCCCACGAAGCGCTTGCCTGCATCCGCCACCAGGGCAAGGACATCCCGGTGATCCTGCTGCTGGCCGACAACGAACCGGACAGCGTCACCGAAGCGCTGATGCTCGGTGCCCAGGACGCCCTGCCGCATGGTGAGGACGAGCGCCTGGTACTGGTCGCCCGCCGCGAACTGGTCAACCTCGAGGAACGCCGCGCCCGCCGCGCCGCCGAGGTGGCCCTGCGCGAAGCCGAGAAACGCTGCCAGCTGCTGCTCGACAGCTCGGTCGATGCCATCGCCTACGTACACGATGGCATGCACATCTATGCCAACCGCGCCTACCTGGAGCTGTTCGGCTTCGATGACGCCGAGGAGCTCGAAGGCCTGCCGATGATCGACCTGATCGGCGCCAGCGATCAGGCTGCGTTCAAGGATTTCCTGAAGAACCATCAGCAGATGGACAAGCATGAACTCGGCTGCGCCGGCGTGCGCACCGACGACAGCAGCTTCCCGGCGCGCATCAGCCTGTCGCCGGCGGCCTACGATGGCGAGCCGTGCATTCAGGTGGTGATCCGCGCCGAGACCGCCAACGTCGAGCTGGAAGAGAAGCTGCGCGAGATCAGCAGCCTGGATCTGGTCACCGGCCTGTACAACCGTACCCACTTCCTCGAACTGATGGACAACGCCGCCCACCACGCCGTCCACGACGAACAGCCGGCCAGCCTGGCCTATATCCGCGTCGATCGTTACGCCGCGCTGCTCGCCGACATGGGCCTGGGCGCCATCGACCTGTTGCTCACCGACCTGGCCGCCCTGCTGCGCGCCCACTTCCCCAAGGATGCGCAACTGGCGCGCTTTGGCGACGACGTGTTCGCCGTCCTGCAGACCGGCCTGTCGCCGCAGCAGCAACGCCCGCTGCTCGAAGCCCTGCTGAAGAAGGCCGAAGCGCACCTGTTCGACATCAACGGGCGCACCGCGCAGACCACGCTGTCCGTCGGCGTCGCCGGTCTCAACGACACCACGCCCAAGGCCGGGGAAGTCATCGACCGGGCCCAGCGCTGCGCCGACCAGCTGGACGAGCCGGGCACCCTCAAGCTGTTCGACCCGTCCGAGGAACTGGCGGCCGCCGCCAACCGCGGCAGCGTGGTGGCCATGGTGCAGCAGGCCCTGGAACAGAACAGCTTCCGCCTGCTGTTCCAGCCGGTGATCAGCCTGCGCGGCGACGAGCACGAGCACTACGAGGTGCTGCTGCGCCTGCTCAGCCCGTCCGGCCAGGAAGTGCCGCCAGATGAATTCCTCGCCGTGGCCAGGGAGTCGGGCATGGGTGAGAAGATCGACCGCTGGGTGATTCTCAGCTCCATCAAGCTGCTCGCCGATCACCGCGCCAAGGGCCACGCGACGCGCCTGTTCGTGCACCTGTCCAGCGCCAGCCTGCAGGACCCGACCTTGCTGCCGTGGCTGAGCGTGGCGCTGAAAGCCGCACGCCTGCCGTCCGATGCCCTGGTGTTCCAGTTCAGCGAGCCGGATGCGGTCACCTACCTGAAGCAGGCCAAGGCCCTGGCCCAGGGCCTCAAGGACCTGCATTGCCACCTCGCGCTCAGCCAGTTCGGCTGCGCCCTGAACCCGTTCAACACCCTGCGTCACCTGCCGGTCGACTTCGTCAAGGTGGATGGTTCGTTCACCAAGGAGCTGGCCGACCCGGCCAACCAGGAAACCTTGAAAACCATGCTGGCCAGCCTGCACAGCCAGGCCAAGCTGACCATCGTGCCATTCGTGGAATCGGCCAGCGTGCTGGCCACCCTCTGGCAGGCGGGCACCAACTACATCCAGGGCTACTACCTGCAGGGCCCGAGCCAGTCGATGGACTACAACTTCTCGTCGGATGACTGA
- a CDS encoding HDOD domain-containing protein: MVASTPLPRTLEAWLKQLDGQLLPIATDHHQQVRRALGDSRRSLREIADLMQDSPALVLSVLREANGKGSALGEAAESLETALTRLGLKRAEELLARLPARALADIPLPLRQIQLISQHAAYQANGLFAARLARLWQEIHWGSLLFLSPVWALLAAHPHLFEAWEQRVLIDGEPPVKVERDMLGVSLFDLCLALAERWRLPAWIVQGYRLLIDDRRLLGKALYLARRHDEPLRQQQELDADPALQRWLTQPANSILLANVIAVSAHNAWSGSHTRRWHGLNSLYLQLPLADLQQQIHQNAAHSARQLDTVGLWHPAEALLWPWNARHVQARKPAPAPQVADWRQLCTQLLAQPSAFNNVQQLTTCARQALQAAGLSRVMMLLADRTHTRLQLQQHAGVAASASGLTLDPAQSQVLRRLLQKPAQLRLTPANIAQFSALLPGDLKALLPSEHLLIRSLASNERVVMLLFADQSGQPIGDTVVQAFTKTTQCIERALDTFSKRQR, from the coding sequence ATGGTCGCAAGCACGCCGTTACCGCGCACCCTCGAGGCCTGGCTCAAGCAGCTGGACGGGCAGCTATTGCCCATCGCGACCGATCATCACCAGCAGGTTCGCCGCGCCCTGGGCGACAGCCGCCGCTCGCTGCGCGAAATCGCCGACCTGATGCAGGACAGCCCGGCGCTGGTGCTCAGCGTGCTGCGCGAGGCCAACGGCAAGGGCAGCGCCCTGGGGGAAGCGGCGGAAAGCCTGGAAACGGCACTGACCCGCCTGGGCCTCAAGCGCGCCGAAGAGCTGCTGGCTCGCCTACCGGCCCGGGCGCTCGCCGACATCCCCTTGCCCCTGCGGCAGATCCAGCTGATCAGCCAGCACGCCGCCTACCAGGCCAATGGCTTGTTCGCCGCACGCCTGGCGCGCCTGTGGCAGGAAATCCACTGGGGCAGCCTGCTGTTCCTGTCGCCGGTCTGGGCCCTGCTGGCCGCCCACCCCCATCTGTTCGAAGCCTGGGAACAACGGGTGCTGATAGACGGCGAGCCGCCGGTCAAGGTCGAGCGCGACATGCTCGGCGTTTCGCTGTTCGACTTGTGCCTGGCGCTGGCCGAGCGCTGGCGGCTGCCGGCCTGGATCGTTCAGGGCTATCGCCTGCTGATCGATGACCGCCGGCTGCTGGGCAAGGCGCTGTACCTGGCGCGTCGCCATGACGAGCCGTTGCGCCAGCAGCAGGAGCTGGACGCCGATCCGGCCCTGCAGCGCTGGCTCACCCAGCCCGCCAACAGCATCCTGCTGGCCAACGTGATCGCCGTATCGGCCCACAACGCCTGGAGCGGCAGCCACACCAGGCGCTGGCACGGGCTCAACAGCCTGTACCTGCAGCTGCCGCTGGCCGACCTGCAACAGCAGATCCACCAGAACGCGGCGCACAGCGCACGGCAACTGGATACCGTCGGTCTCTGGCACCCCGCCGAAGCCCTGCTGTGGCCGTGGAATGCCCGCCACGTTCAAGCGCGCAAGCCGGCACCGGCGCCGCAGGTCGCTGACTGGCGGCAGCTGTGCACCCAACTGCTCGCCCAGCCTTCGGCATTCAACAATGTGCAGCAACTCACCACCTGCGCCCGCCAGGCGCTGCAGGCCGCCGGCTTGTCACGGGTAATGATGCTGCTCGCCGACCGCACCCACACGCGCCTGCAGCTGCAGCAGCATGCCGGCGTGGCCGCCAGCGCCAGCGGCCTGACCCTCGACCCGGCGCAAAGCCAGGTGCTGCGTCGCCTGCTGCAGAAGCCCGCGCAACTGCGCCTCACGCCAGCCAACATCGCGCAATTTTCCGCCCTGCTGCCCGGCGACCTGAAAGCCCTGCTGCCCAGCGAACACCTGCTGATTCGCTCCCTGGCCAGCAACGAACGGGTGGTGATGCTGCTGTTCGCCGACCAGAGTGGCCAGCCGATCGGTGACACCGTCGTGCAGGCCTTCACCAAAACCACGCAATGCATCGAGCGTGCGCTGGACACCTTCAGCAAACGTCAGCGTTGA
- a CDS encoding molecular chaperone — protein MDKQSPHLLLRVPTPTKQGLTFCDATPRDLKRWIAGLPKANLGETARQLYQALIELNQLLTPSDNRIQLLELLRPEVYFVCQHLERHFLNQAIVLDERPRKVANLCQALQNHLAIGYKLIISRLAAQPNRERNALLGMALQRAVHSLNGPLIRTSQLYCPVPEGLWLELHQLYLIARRHELHKVVIRDPLARHTQGLSVEQGYIVALLIGCSRCNQMRQSAIARLAEALEAWSTLVNLQAGGQPSSIFAVAPQLDGPPRYTSLFQPSELQGALGIDPTPLVNAIKDHLALPPEDRPRSRLPVPEGFSVDMLQHATAAWGDISERTFQRTQGTGSMTLCIGMSALNYYLANGRAFSEILKQQVDTTASFKPLSGEPDVWASAHDARRVNDWDNGLPFEEIEYPKPAGEQEAQAGTGESYPTFVLAIVNHSPGGYCLSWPKEVPSQLQAGEILGIRDNPQQGWSVAVVRWIRQVRGGGTQMGIELIAPHAQSCGLQLVRKAEQNSQYLRALLLPEIAAISRPATLITPRLPFQEGSKVLINVNGKERRAVLSQKQVSTGSFSQFEYHDLEQKTTDHATSVTASGTQRPAGEEDFDSLWKSL, from the coding sequence ATGGATAAACAGAGCCCCCACCTTTTGCTCCGCGTCCCGACGCCGACCAAGCAGGGCCTGACTTTCTGCGACGCCACGCCACGCGACCTCAAACGCTGGATCGCCGGCCTGCCCAAGGCCAACCTTGGCGAAACCGCCCGGCAGCTGTACCAGGCGCTGATCGAGCTCAACCAGTTGCTGACCCCGTCGGACAACCGCATCCAGCTGCTCGAGCTGCTGCGCCCAGAAGTGTATTTCGTCTGCCAGCACCTGGAGCGCCACTTCCTCAACCAGGCCATCGTGCTCGATGAGCGCCCACGCAAGGTCGCCAACCTCTGCCAGGCGCTGCAGAACCACCTGGCCATCGGCTACAAGCTGATCATTTCGCGCCTGGCCGCGCAGCCGAATCGCGAGCGCAACGCGCTGCTCGGCATGGCCCTGCAGCGGGCCGTGCACAGCCTCAACGGCCCGCTGATCCGCACCAGCCAGTTGTATTGCCCGGTGCCCGAAGGCCTCTGGCTGGAGCTTCACCAGCTGTACCTGATTGCCCGGCGCCACGAGCTGCACAAGGTGGTGATCCGCGACCCGCTGGCCCGCCATACTCAAGGGTTGAGCGTCGAGCAGGGCTATATCGTCGCCCTGCTGATCGGTTGCTCGCGCTGCAACCAAATGCGCCAGAGCGCCATCGCCCGCCTCGCCGAAGCGCTGGAGGCCTGGAGCACGCTGGTCAACCTGCAGGCCGGCGGCCAGCCGAGCAGCATCTTCGCCGTGGCACCGCAGCTGGATGGCCCACCCCGCTACACCTCGCTGTTCCAGCCGAGCGAGCTGCAGGGCGCCCTGGGTATCGACCCGACCCCGCTGGTCAACGCCATCAAGGATCACCTGGCGTTGCCCCCCGAAGACCGTCCCCGCTCGCGCCTGCCGGTGCCCGAAGGCTTCAGCGTGGACATGCTGCAGCACGCCACCGCGGCCTGGGGCGATATCTCCGAGCGCACCTTCCAGCGAACCCAGGGTACCGGCAGCATGACCCTGTGCATCGGCATGAGCGCCCTGAACTACTACCTGGCCAATGGCCGCGCGTTCAGCGAAATTCTCAAACAGCAGGTCGACACCACCGCCTCGTTCAAGCCGCTGAGCGGTGAGCCCGATGTATGGGCCAGCGCCCACGATGCACGCCGGGTCAACGATTGGGACAATGGCCTGCCCTTCGAGGAGATCGAATACCCCAAGCCCGCCGGCGAGCAGGAAGCGCAAGCGGGTACCGGGGAAAGCTATCCGACCTTCGTGCTGGCCATCGTCAACCACAGCCCCGGTGGCTACTGCCTGTCGTGGCCCAAGGAAGTGCCCAGCCAGCTGCAGGCCGGCGAGATTCTCGGCATCCGCGACAATCCCCAGCAGGGCTGGAGCGTCGCCGTGGTGCGCTGGATCCGCCAGGTACGCGGTGGCGGCACGCAGATGGGCATCGAGCTGATCGCCCCCCACGCACAGTCCTGTGGCCTGCAACTGGTGCGCAAGGCCGAGCAGAACAGCCAGTACCTGCGTGCCCTGCTGCTGCCGGAAATCGCCGCCATCTCCCGGCCGGCCACGCTGATCACCCCGCGCCTGCCCTTCCAGGAGGGCAGCAAGGTGCTGATCAACGTCAACGGCAAGGAGCGCCGCGCGGTGCTCAGCCAGAAGCAGGTCAGCACCGGCAGTTTCAGCCAGTTCGAGTACCACGACCTGGAGCAGAAAACCACGGATCACGCGACCTCCGTCACAGCCTCCGGCACCCAGCGCCCAGCCGGGGAGGAAGACTTTGACTCACTCTGGAAGTCGCTGTAG
- a CDS encoding rhodanese-like domain-containing protein has translation MTAFDELPLVIEPADLAPRLQAPELILVDLSSHPRYLDGHIPGARFVDGKRTQSGKPPAPGLLPDQAQLERLFSELGHHPQATYVVYDDEGGGWAGRFIWLLDVIGHSRYHFLNGGLTAWEAEDRPLSQDTPAPQRTTVSLTLSEEPTASASYLQSRLGAADLAIWDARSAEEYRGEKLQAARGGHIPGAIHFEWTAGMDPARGLRIRQDIAELLAQRGLSADKEIITHCQSHRRSGFTYLVAKALGYPRVKAYAGSWGEWGNLPDTPVER, from the coding sequence ATGACAGCCTTCGACGAACTGCCGCTGGTCATCGAGCCGGCGGATCTCGCCCCGCGACTGCAAGCGCCCGAGCTGATCCTGGTCGACCTGAGCAGCCACCCGCGTTATCTGGACGGCCACATTCCCGGCGCCCGCTTCGTCGACGGCAAACGCACCCAGTCCGGCAAGCCGCCGGCACCCGGCCTGCTGCCCGACCAGGCGCAACTCGAGAGGCTGTTCAGCGAGCTGGGCCACCACCCACAAGCGACCTACGTGGTCTACGACGACGAGGGCGGTGGCTGGGCCGGCCGGTTCATCTGGCTGCTGGACGTGATCGGTCACTCGCGCTACCACTTTCTCAATGGCGGCCTGACGGCCTGGGAAGCCGAAGACCGGCCGCTGAGCCAGGACACGCCTGCGCCGCAACGCACGACGGTGTCGCTGACGCTCAGCGAAGAGCCGACGGCCAGCGCCAGCTACCTGCAGTCGCGCCTGGGCGCCGCCGACCTGGCCATCTGGGATGCACGCTCGGCCGAGGAGTACCGCGGCGAAAAACTGCAGGCTGCTCGGGGTGGGCACATCCCCGGCGCGATCCACTTCGAGTGGACCGCGGGCATGGATCCCGCCCGTGGCCTGCGCATTCGCCAGGACATCGCCGAACTGCTCGCGCAGCGCGGGCTGAGCGCCGACAAGGAAATCATCACCCACTGCCAGAGCCATCGCCGCTCGGGCTTCACCTACCTGGTCGCCAAGGCCCTGGGCTACCCGCGAGTCAAGGCCTACGCCGGCTCCTGGGGCGAGTGGGGCAATCTGCCCGACACACCTGTCGAACGTTGA
- the motA gene encoding flagellar motor stator protein MotA, with the protein MAKIIGIIVVFACVLGGFVASGGKIMALVHPFEVLIIGGAALGAFLQSNPGSMFMTVFKKSLKMFKSRFTHDYYLEVLRLLYEILNKARREGMMAIEADLEDPAASPIFSKYPAVLGDERMVAFICDYLRIMSSGNMAPHELEGLFDMELVGLKEELEHPAHAVAKVADGMPAMGIVAAVLGIVITMSILAEADNAQIGEKVGTALVGTFLGILASYGFFGPLAGALEHDAKEELNVYEAIKAGLVASASGMPPSLAVEFSRKTLYPAHRPSFSELEQAMRGS; encoded by the coding sequence ATGGCCAAAATCATCGGCATCATCGTTGTATTCGCTTGCGTACTCGGCGGTTTCGTCGCGTCCGGGGGCAAGATCATGGCATTGGTACACCCCTTCGAGGTGCTGATCATCGGCGGGGCTGCCCTGGGCGCCTTCCTGCAGTCCAACCCGGGCAGCATGTTCATGACCGTCTTCAAGAAGTCCCTGAAGATGTTCAAGTCGCGCTTCACCCACGACTATTATCTGGAAGTGCTGCGCCTGCTCTACGAGATCCTCAACAAGGCGCGTCGCGAGGGCATGATGGCCATCGAGGCCGACCTCGAAGACCCGGCGGCGAGCCCGATCTTCAGCAAGTACCCGGCGGTGCTGGGGGACGAGCGGATGGTCGCGTTCATCTGCGATTACCTGCGCATCATGTCCTCGGGCAACATGGCGCCCCACGAGCTCGAAGGCCTGTTCGACATGGAACTGGTGGGCCTCAAGGAGGAGCTGGAGCATCCTGCCCACGCCGTGGCGAAGGTCGCCGACGGCATGCCGGCGATGGGGATCGTCGCCGCGGTACTGGGGATCGTGATCACCATGTCGATCCTGGCCGAAGCGGATAACGCCCAGATCGGTGAGAAGGTCGGTACCGCGCTGGTCGGTACCTTCCTCGGCATTCTCGCTTCCTACGGTTTCTTCGGCCCGCTGGCCGGCGCGCTCGAACACGACGCCAAGGAAGAACTGAACGTCTACGAGGCCATCAAGGCCGGCCTGGTGGCTTCCGCCTCCGGCATGCCGCCGTCGCTGGCCGTGGAATTCTCGCGCAAGACCTTGTACCCGGCGCACCGCCCAAGCTTCAGCGAGCTTGAACAGGCCATGCGCGGAAGCTAA
- the serB gene encoding phosphoserine phosphatase SerB — MRQIVLINVTGEDRPGLTAAVTGVLAQAGVNILDIAQAAVHGTSSLGMLIEVADGASLPAFSKDLWGAVQALGQQARITQVDEADYRRWVEEQGSERHIVTLLSRQVSAEQVQRVSALSAEQGLAIERIERLSLPVALDGQPGNACIEFSLRGAPGDAAALRTEFLRAADELNVDIAFQADSLQRRHRRLAVFDMDSTLIEAEVIDELAKAAGIGDKVSAITERAMRGELDFRASFKERLALLKGLDVGVLDEIGASLRLTEGAEKLFAELKRLGYKTAILSGGFTYFAKQLQAKLGIDYVFANELAVVDGKVTGVAVEPIVDAQRKADLLRELAHKEGLQLEQTIAVGDGANDLPMLAIAGLGVAFRAKPLVKQSARQAISTLGLDGVLYLLGVHERDLQR, encoded by the coding sequence TTGCGCCAAATCGTCCTGATCAACGTTACCGGTGAAGATCGGCCCGGCCTCACGGCAGCCGTTACCGGCGTGCTGGCCCAGGCTGGCGTGAACATCCTCGATATCGCCCAGGCCGCGGTGCACGGCACCTCGTCGCTGGGCATGCTGATTGAAGTGGCCGATGGCGCGTCGCTGCCGGCCTTCTCCAAGGACCTGTGGGGCGCCGTCCAGGCGCTGGGCCAGCAGGCGCGTATTACCCAGGTCGATGAAGCCGATTACCGGCGTTGGGTCGAGGAGCAGGGTAGCGAGCGCCATATCGTCACCTTGCTGAGCCGCCAGGTCAGCGCCGAGCAGGTGCAGCGCGTTAGCGCGCTGAGCGCCGAGCAGGGCCTGGCTATCGAACGTATCGAAAGGCTGTCCCTGCCGGTGGCGTTGGATGGGCAGCCGGGCAATGCCTGCATCGAGTTCTCCCTGCGCGGCGCGCCGGGCGATGCCGCCGCGCTGCGCACCGAGTTCCTGCGCGCGGCCGACGAGCTGAATGTGGATATCGCCTTTCAGGCCGATTCGCTGCAGCGCCGCCACCGCCGCCTGGCGGTGTTCGACATGGACTCGACCCTGATCGAAGCCGAGGTGATCGACGAGCTGGCCAAGGCCGCCGGTATCGGCGACAAGGTGTCGGCGATCACCGAGCGGGCGATGCGCGGCGAGCTGGATTTCCGCGCCAGCTTCAAGGAGCGCCTGGCGCTGCTCAAGGGCCTGGACGTCGGTGTGCTGGACGAGATCGGCGCCTCGCTGCGCCTGACCGAAGGCGCCGAGAAGCTGTTCGCCGAACTCAAGCGCCTGGGCTACAAGACCGCCATCCTCTCCGGCGGCTTCACCTATTTCGCCAAGCAGCTGCAGGCCAAGCTGGGCATCGACTATGTGTTCGCCAACGAGCTGGCGGTGGTCGACGGCAAGGTCACCGGCGTCGCCGTCGAGCCGATCGTCGATGCCCAGCGCAAGGCCGATCTGCTGCGCGAACTGGCGCACAAGGAAGGCCTGCAGCTGGAGCAGACCATCGCCGTGGGCGATGGCGCCAACGACCTGCCGATGCTGGCCATCGCCGGCCTGGGCGTGGCGTTCCGCGCCAAACCGCTGGTCAAGCAATCGGCCAGGCAGGCGATCTCCACTCTGGGCCTGGATGGCGTGTTGTATCTGCTGGGTGTGCACGAGCGCGACTTGCAGCGCTAA
- the asd gene encoding archaetidylserine decarboxylase (Phosphatidylserine decarboxylase is synthesized as a single chain precursor. Generation of the pyruvoyl active site from a Ser is coupled to cleavage of a Gly-Ser bond between the larger (beta) and smaller (alpha chains). It is an integral membrane protein.) — protein MKMKERLFILSQHLTPHHLLSRLIGCAAECRAAWFKNRLIGWFAKQYQVDMSEAQVEDLTAYEHFNAFFTRALKEGARPLDNQPGAILCPADGAISQLGRIEHGRVFQAKGHSYSVTELLGGDSARAAPFMGGDFATVYLSPKDYHRVHMPLAGTLREMIYVPGRLFSVNQTTAENVPELFARNERVVCLFDTERGPMAVVLVGAMIVASIETVWAGLITPPKRELKTVRYDEAARAPISLEKGAELGRFKLGSTAIVLFGPEQVKWAEELGANSPVRMGQLLGQ, from the coding sequence ATAAAGATGAAAGAACGCCTGTTTATCCTCAGCCAGCACCTGACCCCGCACCACCTGCTGTCGCGCCTGATCGGCTGCGCCGCGGAGTGTCGCGCTGCCTGGTTCAAGAACCGCCTGATCGGCTGGTTCGCCAAGCAGTACCAGGTGGACATGAGCGAGGCACAGGTCGAAGACCTCACCGCCTACGAGCATTTCAACGCCTTCTTCACCCGTGCCCTCAAGGAAGGCGCGCGGCCCCTGGACAACCAGCCCGGCGCCATTCTCTGCCCCGCCGACGGCGCGATCAGCCAGCTGGGCCGCATCGAACATGGCCGGGTGTTCCAGGCCAAGGGCCATAGTTACAGCGTGACCGAACTGCTGGGTGGCGACAGCGCGCGCGCCGCACCCTTCATGGGCGGCGACTTCGCCACCGTGTACCTGTCGCCCAAGGACTATCACCGCGTGCACATGCCGCTGGCCGGGACCCTGCGCGAGATGATCTACGTGCCGGGCCGGCTGTTCTCGGTGAACCAGACCACCGCGGAAAACGTGCCCGAGCTGTTCGCCCGCAACGAGCGCGTGGTGTGCCTGTTCGATACCGAACGCGGGCCGATGGCCGTGGTGCTGGTGGGCGCGATGATCGTCGCCTCCATCGAAACCGTATGGGCCGGGTTGATCACGCCCCCCAAGCGCGAGCTGAAGACCGTGCGCTACGACGAAGCCGCGCGGGCGCCGATCAGCCTGGAAAAAGGCGCCGAGCTGGGCCGCTTCAAACTGGGTTCCACGGCCATCGTGCTGTTCGGCCCCGAGCAGGTGAAATGGGCCGAAGAACTGGGTGCCAATAGCCCGGTGCGCATGGGCCAGTTGCTCGGCCAGTGA